The Thermococcus eurythermalis genomic sequence TGGAGGACGAGCCCCCGAGTAGTGGGCTGTTTTCAAGGCTCTTTAAGAGGGAAGAGGCACTTCTTGAGCAGAGGCTGAGCGAAGAGGCGTACGAGGAATACCGCAGGCTTCTCATGCGGGCCAGGCCCGATGTAAAGGGCTCAAAGCTGGTGCTCAACCTCGCCGACGGGGTCGTTGAGCTGGACCGGGGGGTATTGAGGGTCAGGGCAAAGAACAAGAAGTCCGCCGAGAAGATTTTGAGGAACCTCCACCACTACGAGCAACCCCCGAGCATCTGGCCGGCATACGGGCTTAGCTATTCTATTAAAAGGAAGAGACGTATGGTTCTTTGAGCCAGCGGAAGCTTTAAATTCTTCCCTTCTACCTTCCTTCGCGGATGACGACCCTTGCCCAGTCTGAACTGTGATGACGTCGGTATTAGCTGACGCAAGGGCGGCGAGGTTCGCGGGCTGATGACCCGCCCGCTGGAGGGAAGAGGCGTGGAGAACAACGGAAGTGCTGAAAACGACGGGCTGATAGAGTTCTACGCGAGCGAAGCCCTGACCTGTCCGAGGAGGATATACTTCCGGCTGAAGGGCTACCCCCAGAGATGGCCCGAGAACGTGAGGGTTAGGCTCAATCAGGGGGTTAAAACCCACGAAATTCTCGGGCAGATTCTGAGCAGACGCTTTGGCTTCGAACTTGAGAGGCATCTCGTCCTCCGCTCAAGGAAGCTCGGCTTTGAGATTCACGGCAGGATTGACGCCTTCAGGGAGTTTCCCATCGAGATTAAGGGCAAGACCAGCCTCCCGAAGGTGCCCTACGACTACCACCTGGCCCAGCTCAACGTCTACCTCCGCTGGGCCGAGGCCGAATACGGATACCTATACTATATTAAGCTCCACGAAGAGCCCACGAAAATAATCGGCAAGCTCGACATGTCGAACTTTCCGGTCATCAAGGGGCCGAACTTTAAGGCGTTTGAAATCCCCTACGACGGCAAGCTCTTCAAGGAAACGCTCAGGCACTTCTACTCGGTGAAGAAGGCCTACGAAAAGGGGAAACCCCCAGAAGGCTGGAGAAGCTACGCCTGTCGCTTTTGCCCCTACCGCTACCTGTGCTATCCTGGAGAAGAGTGAATTTTGTGTGGTAATCACAAATTTCTGGCCAATCTTTGAGGTTGGTGACCGCAAAGCTACACCCCCATCACAACCCACCTGAGCCCGTTATCAACCACCGCCTCAATGAGCCTGCGGTTGTAGAGTTCAGCTATAAGGGCCCGAAGGAGCACGAGGTTCAGGGCGAGCTTTTGAGGCAAGGATGAACGGAATCTCCGGGTTCCTTCAATGCTATGATACCAGAAACCAAGAACCAATCAATAAAAGGCTTTGGAAGGAAAGAAAAGGGCATCAAACGTGCCTGGCGTAGAGGGTCTTCCTGCCCTCGGCCTTGGCCCTCTTGACGGCCTTCTCGACGAGAACCTTGAGCTCCTCCTCAAGGGCGTCGTAGAACTCCGGGCTGACCCTCATCTCGGGATCGAGGTTCTTAACGAGCTCCTTAACCTTGGACTTAACAAGCATCTCAGCCATTTTACACACCTCCTTCTACGGCCCGTAAGGCCACCCTTAGTTCACCGTCCCCCTTTATAACTTTTCTCCTCCGAGCGCGCCCGGAAGAACGGAAAAGGTTAAATCAACCACACGTAACCGGATATGGGGTAGAGAAAATGAGGAGGCTCGCTCTAATCGATGGAGAGCACTATCCTCCCGTAACGCGCTGGGCACTGGAGAGACTTGGAAATGTGTGCTGTGCCGTGTTTCTCGGCGGTAGCGAGAAGATAGGCTCGCCCGAAAGGCTTGAAGAAGAGCTCGGGGTTAGGATTTACTTTGGGGGCGATCCCCTGAGAGCCATTGAGCTGGCCCTCTCCGAGAACGATATCGATGAGGTAGTCGACCTGAGCGACGAGCCGGTTGTGGACTACGAAATGAGGTTTAGGATAGCCTCGATATGCCTGCGCAGGGGAGTTGCATACAGGGGCGCGGACTTCGCGTTCACTCCCGGGGAGCTTATACGGCCAAAGAAGCCAACCATAAGCATTCTCGGCCTTGGAAAACGCGTTGGAAAGACCGCAGTGGGCGGCTTCGTTGCGAGGGTCTTGAAGGAGAAATACCGGCCCGTGGTTGTTACGATGGGCAGAGGGGGCCCGGAAGAGCCCGAGCTCATAGACGGCGAGAGGGAAGAGCTGACCCCCGAGAACCTCCTAAAACTCGCGGAGATGGGCAAGCACGCCGCTTCGGACCACTACGAGGACGCCCTCGTCGCGGGGGTAACGACCGTCGGGTGCCGTCGCTGTGGAGGGGGAATGGCGGGATTCCCGTTCTTCCACATAGTCCACGAGGGGATAAAGCTCGCCGAGGAGCTTCCCCACGATATCATCGTCGCGGAGGGCAGTGGCGCCACGATTCCTCCCGTGAGGGCAGACGGGTACATCACAGTCCTCAGCACCCTCCAGCCGAGGGAGACGGTAGAGGGCTTCTTCGGGCCCTTCCGGATTGGGCTGGCGGACATCGCCGTAATTACGATGGCGGACGTTGAGCCGAAAAAGGCCAGGGAGTTCGCTGACTTCATAGAAAAAGTCAACCCTAAGGCCGACGTCCACTTGGTCCGGTTTGTGCCGAAGCCCCTTGGGGACGTCTCAGAAAAGAGGGTCGCTCTCTTCATGACGTTAGAGAAAGCCGCTGGCGAGGCAGTTGGGGACATCGAGGGCATGGGTGCAGAGGTCGTCTTTACAAGCGGAAACCTCTCAAGGAGGCCCGCCCTCAGGAAAGACCTTGAAAGGCTCGAAGGGGAAGGAAGCGTTGATGCAGTCCTCGTTGAACTAAAGGCAGCGGCGGTTGACGTCGTAACGAAGTGGGCCCTTGGGCGGGACATTGAGGTAATCTACCTCGCCAACGAGCCCGAGAACGTGGACGGCAAGAACCTGCGTGAAGCCGTCCTGGAGCTTGCCAGGAGGGTGACGGGAAGATGATGGTCGTCATAGACCCAGAAAAGAAAATCCAGCTGCCGTTTTCGAGGGGAATCCTCACTCGCTCTATAACCCTGGCGGGCGTTGACGTCGGAACAGCCTACGTCATAGCACACGAAGTCCAGATGGAGCTTATCAGGAGGAGAAAGCGTTTTGTGAGCACGGAAGAGATAAGGGAGCTCACTTACAAGAAGCTCCTTGAGCACGGCCTTAAGAAGGAAGCCGAGCGCTACCTTTTCTGGCGCGAGTTCAAGCGCAAAAAGATTCCGCTCGTTGTCCTCCTTGGGGGCGTTACCGGCGTTGGAAAGTCCACCATAGCCACGGAGCTGGCGTTCAGGCTGTCGATAAGGACCATAATCGGGACTGACACAGTAAGGGAAGTCATGAGGAAGATAATCGCGAAGGAGCTGTTGCCCGACCTCCACGCCTCCTCCTTCATGGCGTGGCGCACGCTGAAGGGCTCAGGCGGTATAA encodes the following:
- a CDS encoding 2-phosphoglycerate kinase; the protein is MMVVIDPEKKIQLPFSRGILTRSITLAGVDVGTAYVIAHEVQMELIRRRKRFVSTEEIRELTYKKLLEHGLKKEAERYLFWREFKRKKIPLVVLLGGVTGVGKSTIATELAFRLSIRTIIGTDTVREVMRKIIAKELLPDLHASSFMAWRTLKGSGGIIEGFENQVRHVSVGVKAVLDRAQREGMNAIIEGIHLVPGFIEPGENTFMYVLAVSDRKVLESHFYERSRYSKRPAEYYIKHLEEILLLQDYIVEKAREHGVKVIENVELEKTVEEIMEDLMNRLREAL
- the cas4 gene encoding CRISPR-associated protein Cas4 yields the protein MTRPLEGRGVENNGSAENDGLIEFYASEALTCPRRIYFRLKGYPQRWPENVRVRLNQGVKTHEILGQILSRRFGFELERHLVLRSRKLGFEIHGRIDAFREFPIEIKGKTSLPKVPYDYHLAQLNVYLRWAEAEYGYLYYIKLHEEPTKIIGKLDMSNFPVIKGPNFKAFEIPYDGKLFKETLRHFYSVKKAYEKGKPPEGWRSYACRFCPYRYLCYPGEE
- a CDS encoding 2,3-diphosphoglycerate synthetase — encoded protein: MRRLALIDGEHYPPVTRWALERLGNVCCAVFLGGSEKIGSPERLEEELGVRIYFGGDPLRAIELALSENDIDEVVDLSDEPVVDYEMRFRIASICLRRGVAYRGADFAFTPGELIRPKKPTISILGLGKRVGKTAVGGFVARVLKEKYRPVVVTMGRGGPEEPELIDGEREELTPENLLKLAEMGKHAASDHYEDALVAGVTTVGCRRCGGGMAGFPFFHIVHEGIKLAEELPHDIIVAEGSGATIPPVRADGYITVLSTLQPRETVEGFFGPFRIGLADIAVITMADVEPKKAREFADFIEKVNPKADVHLVRFVPKPLGDVSEKRVALFMTLEKAAGEAVGDIEGMGAEVVFTSGNLSRRPALRKDLERLEGEGSVDAVLVELKAAAVDVVTKWALGRDIEVIYLANEPENVDGKNLREAVLELARRVTGR